Within the Mobula birostris isolate sMobBir1 chromosome 31, sMobBir1.hap1, whole genome shotgun sequence genome, the region ATTGTGTGTTCAGTGATACTTTACTGATAGGATCTCCTTGTGAATAAAGACTTTCATGTGAACCAGCTTTAATCTCTAAGTGACTCATTTCATAGTCTTGCACATGTTTTTTTTAACAGCTTCTTTATGCTATAACTAATTggtcaaaaacacaagagattggtCAAGATCTTCCCAGATTTCTGAAGTCTTTGAACCAATTTCTAGAAACTGATATTTTTCTGACCGAGTCAATATTATCTCCATAAAATGTCTTTTCAACCAATAGATTCTAATAGGTCTGAATTGCTGGAGGTGGCTGCACCTTTAAAAATAACCTTAAAATGATGATATCTGACCAGTACTCACACATTAATGGCATCATAAGATTTCTGCTTGTGTTCAGCAGCCATCTGGGCACATCAAGGCCTCAACAACATGGTGTGTTGTTGAAACAGGACAAGAATATCCTGCCAGAGTTCTCGGGCTCTCCTATTTTATATGCTTCCACCACAAGCAATGAAAATTGGTAATTGTGACTTTGCCTTTAAGAATTTTGACACCTCTCTTCTAACCAATCAAACCAATTCAGGCTTGTCACATTCATAGCAGAAAAGCTTCaaatgttaacaacaggaattctgcagatgctggaaattcaagcaacacatatcaaagttgctggtgaatgcagcaggccaggcagcatctctaggaagaggtgcagtcgacgtttcaggccaagacccttcgtcaggactaactgaaggaagagtgagtaagggatttgaaagttggagggggaggggagatccaaaatgataggagaagacaggagggggagggataggcccttttgcctatcacctgtccagctcttggctctatcccccccccccccccactgtcttctcctatcattttggatctcccctccccctccaactttcaaatcccttactcactcttccttcagttagtcctgacaaagggtctcggcctgaaacgtcaactgcacctcttcctacagatgctgcctggcctgctgcgttcaccagaaactttgatgtgtgaagcttCAAATCTTCATCAGGTCAGGTCACGGAGAACTGGGAAACAAGTCAGTTTTATAGtttggagagagtgggggaggggtgatggataGGACAAATAGAAATCTCGAATAGGTGAGGCTAGGGCTGCTGGGAGGATCCGCGTATTGTTTTCCCgaggctgcctgatctgctgagtgtttctagcatttctATTTTTAATTTCCAATTTCCGGTGTCTGCACTTACTCAGTTTTCAGTCTATTATAAGCCTTATTTGCTTTATAATCTGATATTATAAAATGTCATGTGTGTTTACCATTCCTTTGGAACACGTTAGTTCTGTAGGTTGTTACCTTTTCTGCTGATAGTAATTCTGTCTTGTTTCTTGGAAAAAATGACTGAAGGTATAAAAGTCACATCAGCCAATTCCGTAAATTAATGATAACAGTAATaaagtggaagtcaggaacaccATGAAAGTCAGAAAGACTACAGAGGCCAGAAGAGAAATGTTTCAGTGTAAAGTTCAGTACATTGACAGTCACATGTTCCTTTCCCCATTTATGGGAATAGGCAGCACCCTGATGCAACTTGTTGCTCAGATTTTAAGAAATTTGGGTTCCGTTTATTCCCTCCTTACTCTGCATGAAGACCTTATTctcatcaacacaaaatattTTATCAGTCACCTTTGTTCTAAACCATTATTTAACTCAAAACTGTGTACAAAATTAACCTTttagattttaaaaatattttattccTTATCTCCCATGTTGAAGACTGTAGAGTTATGCCCAATCACCCTATCCCCTCACCAACTGCAGAACTGGATTTGGCTTTGCTGCATCTCCCCCACctccatcatcattatgtgctgtgttcccctcccccccccaatcagCTGGTTCAATTACAGTGAATGTTTGAATAATGCGTTTCATATCCTGTCGCCACCCTCCCAGGGAACCTGGACACCTATCTTCTGGTCTGACCTACTTTATTATATTTGTGAATGCCCTTTCTTCATTCATCCTTCACACCGTGCTGTTCAATGGCTGTAGTGGAAAGATTAGCCAGGCAAGCCCCTAACATTACTCTaaaccaggggctcccaacctttatttatgccatggaccaataccattaaaccagggatctgtggattccaggctgggaacccctgcctaaCCCTTTCCCACTCCTGATAATGAAAGCAATTGGCAACATAATGGAAGAACATCTCCTTATTCTCCCCCCTTGGAACACTGCAAAACATGAAACTTATTGAAGAAAATTACCTGGTTTCTTCTTAGCAACTGGCACCACCTTTTTCTGGTCCTTTTTCTCAAACACTTTTTTAATATCAGAAATATTAACCATCTCTTCGGAATCAGGCTTTCTCTCAGTCAAGTCATTGGCCTTGTCAGGCATCACCTTTGATGATTCCACAGGGGTCTCCAGAAGCCTGCTCAACGCTGCTGCGGTAACAGCTGGTTTCATCTCTGTGGTTGAGCTTGTGTCAGGTGGCTGATGGTTTTGTTCTTTCCCCTGTCCACCCACCACGTCAGTGAGGTCAATAGGACTACTGCCTTTCTCAGACTCGTCACTCAGCTCACCCTTCCTGTCTTCACCACATTCAACCTCtatgccagcattttgtgaaggTGGCCCAGCAAAATCAGCTTGGTCAGGCCCATCAGCACCAATGCTGGGTGTAATTTTGCACAATTCACTCTCTTCTTTGACATGGCCTTTCTGTGGAGTCTGATCAACTTTGCCAGGCTGCTGATCATGTACAGCACAGTCCTTGTCATCAGGCTGGCTCTCTGCAGAACCATAAGAGCACATGTGCTTCACGTTGAGTACCTTGCTCTGTACACTTTGCATTGTTTGATCAGACTTGGTCATCTGGTCTGCCTGCTGCAACAAATGGTCCTGTTCACGGCTGTTAGTGTAAGCTTGCGGACTGAGCTGTTTGTTAGTGGCCTTGTTGCTGCAGAGAGTTGCATTTGTGCTTGCAGGCTGCATAAGTGGTGCGGTGTGGTCCAGTTTAGACCCGTACACATGTTTCAGATCTTGATGAGCTGAAGCACCTTCTCCATTCTCATCAAACCGGCTGGGATTTTCACAGCGTGCAGTGTCTTCCAGATCACTACTTGAAACCCAGTCAATGAGGCAAAATGTGTCAGCCTGTTCTTTAGGATTAACCTTGTCTAATATGCTTTCAACCAATTCACCGCTGCCAGGCCTGCTTTCCTTAGTGCTTGAAGCTTGGTTTGACTGGCTGACCTGTGTAGAGATGGTGACACAACTGGACTTGCTATTATCTATTTGTGACTCCACCCCAGAGATGGATGAATTGGGCTGTCTGTCAGGACTTTGGTCTTCTGCAACAGATCCATTCTCATCAGCAGACGCGGCCAGCTTCACCAAAGGTTCAGTGTCTGTGTTGTCGAATAGCGTATATTGGTCACTTTGTGGGATTGGGCAGTGTACACCAACATCTCCACAAGGAATTGCATTCAGATCTGATGAGGGACTTGCTTCATTAATCTGAGTTGCTTGTTGATCAGGTTTGGCAAGATAGAGCTCAGTCTGAGAGAGAAAACGCTTTAGCTCACGCCCACAAATCTTTACCTCCTCATCAGCAGCCTCATCATCCTCTTGATTTTTAACCAAGGTATTCTTCCATGAATCTGTTGTTGTATTTTTAACTCCTTCTCCTTCAGTATTCGTTTCTTCTTCTTTCAGATTGTATTTTTCCACGGTCACAACCTGGTCCTCAGCCAACACAGGTGCAGATCCATCCCTCACACTTCTGGTCTCTACAGTCTTTTCCGGCTCGCTTACAACACGACTTGCAACAGTCTCGCCTTGAGACAGCGCCTTCTTGGAGCCTGCTGTTTGGCGTTCAGTGTCATTCCCAAACCATTTCTCTCTCAGTGGTTGTCCATTGGATTCAAGAAATACACTGCTGCCTTCTGCGGCTTTCCTCACGTCGCTGCTGCTCACAGCTTTTAAGGTGCTTTCTTTTTGCTCTGTGGGTAATGGAGAGGCTGTTTGATAATTATCTTCCTGTTGCTGCCCAGTAGATGTATTTACAACAACACTCTGGCATGCTGAAGTAAGCCAAACGTTACCTTTAATTTCTGCTTCCATGCCACAAATCGAGACAGTTTTCTGTTTAGAGTTAGCATATTCAGTATCCTTCTCACTTTTCAAAGCACAAGGGTCTAAATTCTGTACAGAGCTGTCTTGATTGACTTTTTCATTCTGTGGTGGTTCCTTCGCTGCCTGTTCGTGCTTATTCACATACTGCTGAAGGAATGCTGTTTCTGTATCATCTTGCCTCGCACTGCTGCAGAATGGGGCAGGCTCCACACCGGTGTTAGAACTTCTTGCTTGGGAGAGGCTGTCATCCGTACTTTCCCAGCTACCCTCGATGTCATCAATTTTTTTTGCTTGTTCCATTTCAAACACTTGATAAAGAGGAAGAAACACACAGGGATTTAAAAGCAAAATATAGAAACCTTCAACTCAACAAAAAGCGGAGCTTATTTAAGATCAACCAACCCCCAATGAATATACACCAGGCACTGTCCTTTTAAAGCTATGTAGTTGGATGCCTAGCCATAGTGCTCATCTTTTTCCTACTAGGGTGATGCTGTGGACAAGATTAAGCAAGAGGCAGCTGATTGGCTGGGTTTAATTGGGTAACACAGAATGACTTGTGCAAAGAAAATCTGCTGTAGTAAAGATAAGCAGGCAAGAAAATCCCCTCACACGTTTATCATGCTCAACCTCTCAACCCAGTTTGTTTAATATTTCTGCCCTGTAGAATCTTACCAGTTGTTTTTATCGGTAATGCGGTAGTAGATTTTCAGAGACCACACACCAACGGTAGCCAAGGTGAAAGCTGAGGCGAACTGATGATCTCTTATCTTGATCTCTGACCTTTGGCTCACATAGCAACATGGAAAATAATTTGCATTGTAAGCTCTGCATCTGTTCATTGGTTAAAACAGTATTTGTGTTCTTTGAACAGATAGGATTTTAAGTTCTTTACATTGGCTCCTGACTAAAATGTATTGAATGCTGTCATGTAGTTGACTGATACAATGTATTTGCTTTCAGTCCCAGAAAGATTTGAATTTAGCTTGCATATAAACAAACTTCTGCTCTCAACTTACATTCACGGTGAGACCAATTTGTAAAGAATAGACTTTCACAAGTAGAAACTCATGCCTCAGTTGGTAAATATGCTAATGTTTGCACAACAGAACATACAAAGCAGAAGAATACAAGGTTCAATGGGAATTTTTGATAAAGCAGCCTGACAGAAAGATAAAACTATATTGGGGGGAAAAAACTCAACTAAACTCCTTTATAATATCTCTTCATCAACTCTGGTAAGGAATACTATTGTCCAGGCAGTTTTTAGCTGTAATATGCAAAGAATGCAGATTTATGTGAGGAACAGTGGGGAAGGATGGACAGGACATAATCTTTTGCTCTCCCTTTGTAAAGTACTTTCAGAGAAGAAAGAGGAAGTATATGCATTTGTCATTGCTGTGGCCAAACATTAGATTATAATTTTGAATGCCTCCAAATATAAGCTCAAGTATTGTATAGATTGCTGAGCAGGGTGTGGAAATATACTTTACTAGtagtaacaaaatggaacctgtattgTATCAGAGTGTCTTGAACATAGTGTTTGAGCAACATCATGCCGATGGACTTGAGTCCTTGACAAACTGTAGAGCTACAGATGTGTTACTGGAAGAATGCCATATGCACTAATTAAGCTCCCATCCTAGAACTGATGTGCAGTAGTTGTACATGTGTATAAAGGAGTGACTATGTGACTTTTTTTTCAAAGCTATCTCCAGCTGTTGTGTGGTGCTAGTCTAAGCGCACTTAGGATTGATCCACCATGAGTTAATTGTTTGCTATAAGATGTAGCAAAAAGGTACTTGACAAAGGGAAATGCTAATTTTGTTTCTGGATGCCTCAGAGGTCTGAGATGAGAACCTAGATGTAGTGTCAAATTGCATAGAACTTGGAAGTTCAAACTTTCCAAAGTAGAAAGTGGaaaatgtagaagactgaggtcAGTGAGTCCAGAGGTAGAAGCCCAAAGGTCGAGTCTGTGAGTCTAGGGCCAGTGACTGGAGGTGTCCTGCCCTGGGGttggagatgtgtgtgtgtgtgagggggcgGGTTGGCAGTATGGTGTGCTAGGCTTGGTTGTTGTCTTGTTTTGAtctttgttgttgttgctgcttgtgttgttctgctgaacattgtgaacATGCTGAGATGGCGCCGgacacttgccggctgcccccagcacatccttaggttgttaaCGTAAACAAAGcaattcactgtatgcttcgatgtacatgtgaaaaataaagctgaATCTGAAGCTGAAGTGGTACTTTGCTCTTTTTGTTCATTTGTAAGCCAGCCATGATATTGCATCTCAAGACTAGCATTGCATCTTCTCTTCCAACATAAATATTAGTCATTTAATGTCTGTGTACAGCAGTCATGCCTTACTTATGAATTCTAGTGTGTGCAAAAATACTGACATGATCACTCAGTAATTCAGTCATGGAACCCATCAACCAAAAATTACACAAGCAGCGATGATATAATGATGAACAATCTTGGGAGATGATTATAATTTTAAGTGACTACAGatttcattgagatgttcccacaacaaatgatctcactttaaggactctttatctcattatctcgtgTTCTCAttagttattgctatttatttatatttgcatttgcacagtttgttgtcttctgcactctggttgatctttcactgattctgttatagttactattctatagatatgttgagtatgcccacaggaaaatgaaactcagggttgtatgtggtgacagatatgtactttgataataaagtttactttggaGTTTGAATGGGAAGATGGTCAGAGGAATAGTCAAGTCCAGAAGTAACAAGGCATGGACAAGAGAAGATAAGGTGTTAGACTGTTAAGGAAGTGGGATTATGATTAGTAGTATAGCATTCGAACACTTTCTTCACTTACAGGAGTTGCTTGGCACTGTATTGCTGTATGATGTTATGACTCTATAAGATGAGCTATCAGACTTTTCTAAGTATGGAAATCTGCATTTCTACTTTAACTTTTGTATCTGTCATCATcatcaataaactggactggtcaaagaacactgaggctgtctactagaagggtcagagccgtctctatttcctgaggagactgaggtcctttaacatctgccggacgatgctgaggatgttctacgagtctgtggtggcggtgctatcatgtttgctgttgtgtgctggggcagcaggctgagggtggcagacaccaacagaatcaacaaactcatctgtaaggccagtgatgttatggggatggaactggactctctgacggtggtgtctgaaaagaggatgctgtctaagttgcatgccatcttggtcaatgtctcccatccactacataatgtactggttgggcacaggagtacattcagccagaaactcattccatcgagatgcaacactgagcatcataggaagttattcctgcctgtggccatcaaactttacaactccttccttggagggtcagacaccctgagccaataggctggtcctggacttatttcataatttactggcataatttacatattactaattaactatggtgttattactatttattatttatggtgcaactgtaacaaaaaccaatttcccccgggatcaataaagtatgcctatgactatgactaacgtcatcatgtgctgtgtcatgTGACATGGGCAATCCTGGTCTttcatctgtctttaatctgagacTTTCTGATAAGCTCTTCAGaacttttgcctgtccatcccttgatgtaaCTCATGAAAGTCATGTGCCGTTGACTGCAATAAGAGCATGATAAATGGAGAATGTGAAGAGGCAGTGAAACTGAAACTTTCTGGCAATATGCACAGATGGCGAGGACACTCGTGGGAGCTAATTCTCATGCATTTACTGGGTGTTTGAAGGAAAAAGATGGTTCAATACTCATGGAAAACGTGGGTATACAGGCTAGATGATCTGAATACATTGCCAACTTGTTTGAATCTGCCATCTGCATATAAATAATGAAGGCAGATCTACACCAATTCAGATCCCTCATACAATTGCCACATGTTACAGATGGTGGAGCTTGCTCAAATTCTCAGGATTCCAAGATACTTCATCCTCCTCCATTTTAACTGAAAATTCACAagtaagatgttgctcctccaccctgtctGGGTaaccaacctgatagcatgaatatcgatttcttcttccagtaaaaCTTCttgccccccacccctcccctcttccaCTATTCACTACTCTgagcttttacctcttctcacctacctatcagttccccctgggtcctctcctccttccctttctcctgtggtccactcacctctcctttta harbors:
- the LOC140190671 gene encoding uncharacterized protein isoform X1, whose protein sequence is MEQAKKIDDIEGSWESTDDSLSQARSSNTGVEPAPFCSSARQDDTETAFLQQYVNKHEQAAKEPPQNEKVNQDSSVQNLDPCALKSEKDTEYANSKQKTVSICGMEAEIKGNVWLTSACQSVVVNTSTGQQQEDNYQTASPLPTEQKESTLKAVSSSDVRKAAEGSSVFLESNGQPLREKWFGNDTERQTAGSKKALSQGETVASRVVSEPEKTVETRSVRDGSAPVLAEDQVVTVEKYNLKEEETNTEGEGVKNTTTDSWKNTLVKNQEDDEAADEEVKICGRELKRFLSQTELYLAKPDQQATQINEASPSSDLNAIPCGDVGVHCPIPQSDQYTLFDNTDTEPLVKLAASADENGSVAEDQSPDRQPNSSISGVESQIDNSKSSCVTISTQVSQSNQASSTKESRPGSGELVESILDKVNPKEQADTFCLIDWVSSSDLEDTARCENPSRFDENGEGASAHQDLKHVYGSKLDHTAPLMQPASTNATLCSNKATNKQLSPQAYTNSREQDHLLQQADQMTKSDQTMQSVQSKVLNVKHMCSYGSAESQPDDKDCAVHDQQPGKVDQTPQKGHVKEESELCKITPSIGADGPDQADFAGPPSQNAGIEVECGEDRKGELSDESEKGSSPIDLTDVVGGQGKEQNHQPPDTSSTTEMKPAVTAAALSRLLETPVESSKVMPDKANDLTERKPDSEEMVNISDIKKVFEKKDQKKVVPVAKKKPEMFRGVVRRSKFRHVFGQAVKNEQCYDDIRVSRVTWDSSFCAVNPKFVAIIVEASGGGAFMVLPLQKTGRIDKAYPTVCGHTGPVLDIEWCPHDDHLIASGSEDCTIMIWQIPESGLTASITEPAVTLEGHSKRVGIVSWHPTARNVLLSAGLDNIIFIWNVGTAEPVITLDMHPDMIYSTSWNRDGSLICTACKDKNLRVIDPRKEEVIAEFKAHEGARPMRAVFLANGNIFTTGFSRMSERQLALWNVKSAESIAQHEMDSSNGVLLPFYDADTNLVYLCGKGDCSIRYFEITDEAPYVHYLNTFSTKEPQRGMGFMPKRGLDVSKCEISRFFKLHERKCEPIVMTVPRKSDLYQDDLYPDTAGPEPALEAEEWFEGKNKDPILISLKDGYVPVKNREFKPQRTCLDRPKKNESGITALKGTSLNANSESKLEELVQEIKTLKATVASQDERIANLENQMAKIAV